The uncultured Methanomethylovorans sp. genome contains a region encoding:
- a CDS encoding adenylate kinase family protein produces the protein MLVGITGTPGTGKTSVTLQLEKKAGYQIIHLNELIKEEKLYSDVDTERDCVVADMDLVEQRVMEKVDSSSPVTILDSHLSHHIADIVIVLRTSPDKLRTRLQQRNYSENKIQENLEAEALDVILFESVEWCDKVFEINTTNQTIEETITDIKEILDALFKGQDETLIEKYKPGSVDWSEEFFA, from the coding sequence ATGCTTGTCGGGATCACAGGAACACCAGGAACGGGTAAAACATCGGTCACATTGCAGCTAGAAAAAAAGGCCGGATATCAGATAATCCACCTCAATGAACTCATCAAAGAAGAAAAACTCTATTCTGATGTGGACACCGAAAGGGATTGTGTTGTGGCTGATATGGACCTTGTGGAACAAAGGGTCATGGAAAAAGTAGACAGTTCCAGTCCCGTTACTATACTGGATAGCCATCTTTCCCATCATATTGCTGATATTGTGATAGTGCTACGTACATCTCCTGATAAACTGAGGACAAGGTTGCAGCAAAGGAACTATTCTGAAAATAAGATACAGGAAAACCTGGAAGCTGAGGCTTTGGATGTGATCCTGTTCGAATCTGTGGAGTGGTGTGATAAGGTCTTTGAAATAAACACCACTAACCAGACAATTGAGGAAACCATCACAGACATTAAGGAGATCCTCGATGCACTGTTCAAAGGGCAGGATGAAACTCTAATAGAAAAATACAAACCCGGCTCTGTGGACTGGAGTGAAGAATTTTTCGCATAG
- a CDS encoding aminodeoxychorismate/anthranilate synthase component II produces MRVLFINNKDSFVWNLVDYVSVFEPDTIVVPNTISLEEVKQNQPDAIIISPGPGTPHKAEDVGTCLDIIRDFGPEVPMLGVCFGHQAINTAFGGTIGHAKSGPIHGKTSEVSHADSPLFDGVSQTFKGGRYHSLAIEKLADELKVTAKTNDDIIMAVEHIKYPIYGVQFHPESVLTENGMKIVENFLKIAGMHKD; encoded by the coding sequence ATGAGGGTACTGTTCATTAATAACAAGGATTCCTTTGTCTGGAACCTTGTGGACTATGTCTCAGTATTCGAACCGGATACTATAGTCGTTCCGAATACCATCTCTCTGGAAGAAGTTAAGCAGAATCAGCCGGATGCTATCATAATATCGCCTGGTCCGGGAACACCGCATAAGGCAGAAGATGTGGGAACTTGTCTTGATATTATAAGGGATTTCGGCCCTGAGGTCCCTATGCTTGGTGTATGTTTCGGTCACCAAGCCATCAACACAGCTTTTGGAGGAACCATAGGACATGCAAAAAGTGGCCCGATACACGGCAAGACATCTGAAGTCAGCCATGCGGATTCACCTCTCTTTGATGGTGTATCACAGACCTTCAAAGGCGGAAGATATCATTCCCTTGCCATTGAAAAGCTGGCAGATGAACTTAAAGTGACAGCAAAGACAAACGATGACATTATCATGGCAGTGGAGCACATTAAGTATCCCATATACGGTGTGCAGTTCCATCCAGAATCAGTGCTCACTGAAAACGGGATGAAGATCGTTGAGAACTTCCTCAAGATAGCTGGCATGCATAAGGATTAA
- the trpD gene encoding anthranilate phosphoribosyltransferase — MQSYIQKVSAGENLTLQEAEKAITEIFTQATDAQIAGLLMALKMKGETADEIAGFACGMKKAARSIRPNVKGTLVDVVGTGADRHKTINVSTAAAIIASAAGVNVAKHGNRAITSLSGSADVLEQLGIKIDKDPESVKESIEKIGIGFMLAPVFHPAMKRVAGIRKELGVRTVFNILGPLTNPASADAQLLGVYDVALCEIFAQVLKKMGAKRAMIVHGDGMDEISNISETQVAELKDGTIKTYTISPEELGIKRAKATDIVGGTPAENAKDIIYIFKGEKGPKRDLIVINAAAALYVAGAADSLKEAIPMVEEVIDSGKAMEKLRQFSDKTFEGLEYESSCKGEDMRHAVC; from the coding sequence ATGCAGTCATACATACAAAAAGTAAGTGCAGGTGAGAACCTAACATTGCAAGAGGCTGAGAAAGCGATCACAGAAATATTCACCCAGGCCACTGATGCCCAGATAGCTGGATTGCTCATGGCTTTGAAAATGAAAGGTGAGACTGCTGATGAGATAGCTGGGTTTGCATGCGGCATGAAAAAAGCTGCTCGAAGCATACGCCCTAATGTAAAAGGCACACTCGTGGATGTTGTAGGTACCGGAGCTGACAGGCACAAGACTATCAATGTTTCCACAGCTGCTGCAATTATTGCTTCCGCTGCAGGAGTGAACGTAGCAAAGCACGGCAACCGCGCGATCACCTCCCTTTCCGGTAGCGCAGACGTACTGGAACAGTTGGGCATAAAGATAGACAAAGACCCTGAATCAGTCAAAGAGTCCATAGAAAAGATCGGTATCGGATTCATGCTAGCTCCTGTTTTCCATCCGGCAATGAAGAGGGTAGCAGGCATAAGGAAGGAACTGGGCGTAAGAACAGTTTTCAATATCCTGGGTCCTCTTACAAATCCGGCAAGCGCTGATGCACAACTTCTAGGCGTATATGATGTGGCGCTCTGCGAGATTTTCGCCCAGGTACTTAAGAAGATGGGTGCAAAGCGGGCCATGATCGTACACGGAGATGGAATGGACGAGATCTCCAATATCTCTGAGACCCAGGTCGCGGAACTTAAAGATGGCACGATAAAGACATACACAATCTCCCCTGAAGAACTGGGCATCAAGAGAGCAAAGGCCACAGATATTGTAGGCGGCACTCCTGCAGAAAATGCGAAGGACATAATCTACATATTTAAAGGAGAAAAGGGACCGAAAAGAGATCTTATTGTGATAAACGCCGCAGCTGCACTCTATGTTGCAGGTGCAGCTGATTCTCTGAAGGAAGCTATACCTATGGTCGAAGAAGTTATCGATTCAGGCAAGGCCATGGAAAAACTCAGACAGTTCAGTGACAAGACCTTCGAAGGTTTAGAATATGAGAGCTCCTGTAAGGGCGAAGATATGCGGCATGCAGTGTGCTGA
- the fetB gene encoding iron export ABC transporter permease subunit FetB, whose translation MNGSVAIDSTSLLFASSLVLVSLYLSYSQKLGLEKETLVSVARAVIQLVIVGYILEYIFGLESPLFTTLLLLFMTFNAAYNASKRGKGIKKVMMISFGSIAIGTVLTLSILVFSKTIAYEPYQIIPVGGMIISNSMVALGLCYRQMLSDFKSKREEVETKLSLGADILPASVGIIRDAIKTGVIPTIDSARTLGIVSLPGMMTGLILAGISPIEAIKYQIMVTFMLLSTTSISSYVACYLSYKKFFNSRKQLIFLK comes from the coding sequence ATGAATGGTTCAGTAGCTATCGATAGCACATCGTTGCTCTTTGCTTCTTCCCTCGTGCTGGTGTCCCTTTATCTGTCATACTCACAAAAGCTGGGGCTTGAAAAGGAAACCTTGGTTAGTGTGGCAAGGGCTGTGATCCAGCTCGTTATTGTCGGATACATCCTTGAATACATATTCGGTCTTGAAAGCCCTCTTTTTACAACTCTCTTACTTCTTTTTATGACCTTTAACGCTGCATACAATGCCTCTAAAAGAGGAAAGGGCATTAAAAAAGTAATGATGATATCGTTCGGTTCCATTGCAATAGGCACTGTGCTGACTCTTTCTATACTTGTATTCTCGAAGACAATAGCATATGAGCCATATCAGATCATTCCTGTGGGCGGTATGATTATCAGTAATTCGATGGTTGCACTGGGGCTATGTTATAGGCAGATGTTGTCTGATTTTAAAAGCAAGCGCGAAGAAGTCGAAACTAAGCTGTCGTTGGGGGCAGATATCTTGCCTGCTTCTGTCGGAATAATACGGGATGCAATAAAAACAGGTGTGATCCCAACAATAGACTCTGCAAGAACATTAGGTATAGTCTCCCTTCCGGGAATGATGACGGGATTGATACTTGCAGGGATTTCTCCCATAGAGGCAATAAAGTATCAGATCATGGTTACTTTCATGCTTCTTTCGACAACTTCTATTTCTTCTTATGTAGCTTGTTACCTGTCCTACAAGAAGTTTTTCAATAGCAGAAAACAATTAATATTCCTTAAGTAA
- the trpE gene encoding anthranilate synthase component I → MVEFDLSKEDFISLVENSKRPAIVQLMAKVESVCNPLQLYATLQNANYSYLLESVEKEKRHARYSFVGSEPEIVVDIKDKYLTIDCQKNSELSKFIYDKVKAMGNTESLIGGRFRVKTKDGTDDLAAFRDIFPTSNNVELLNQKRFDRQTFLGGAIGYNSYDLVYDSWIGREKKLDADTPEMHFAIMTKTFVFDHITNETYLVITPFVTKESDLEAVYEHALADAQLMERSLHMSSVIGISSDILTRVKSDEPVPSTDQESFEKAVLDAKQHIIDGDIFQVVLSRRYTVKMSQTPLQLYIRLRDINPSPYMYIFNFKDIGIVGASPETLMTVYNRKVISNPIAGTCPRGKDEEEDAKLAAHMLQDEKERAEHIMLVDLGRNDVRMVSKGGTVKVDDLMSVVKYSHLQHIESTVSGKLRDECDQFDATRAIFPAGTLSGAPKIRAMEIIDDMEPASRGIYGGGVGYYSWNGDADFAIVIRTVLIKNNTAYVQAGAGIVADSDPTYEYLETERKMAAMIKAIGGK, encoded by the coding sequence ATGGTTGAATTCGATCTTAGTAAAGAAGATTTTATTTCTCTTGTTGAAAACTCAAAAAGACCTGCAATCGTACAACTTATGGCAAAGGTGGAAAGCGTATGCAATCCCTTGCAGCTGTACGCGACATTGCAGAATGCAAACTATTCATATCTTCTTGAATCGGTGGAAAAAGAAAAAAGGCATGCAAGGTACTCATTTGTGGGTTCGGAGCCCGAAATCGTGGTGGACATTAAGGATAAGTATCTTACCATCGATTGCCAGAAGAATTCCGAGCTTTCAAAGTTCATCTATGATAAAGTAAAGGCAATGGGAAATACTGAATCTCTTATAGGAGGTAGGTTCAGGGTAAAAACCAAGGATGGAACCGATGATCTTGCCGCATTCCGCGACATATTCCCTACAAGCAACAATGTTGAGCTCCTTAATCAGAAGCGTTTTGACAGGCAAACATTCCTCGGAGGCGCCATAGGTTACAACAGTTATGACCTGGTATATGATTCCTGGATCGGCAGAGAGAAGAAGCTGGATGCTGACACTCCTGAGATGCATTTTGCCATAATGACCAAGACCTTTGTCTTTGATCACATCACCAACGAGACATATTTGGTTATCACTCCTTTCGTTACAAAAGAGAGTGATCTTGAAGCAGTGTATGAACACGCTTTAGCCGATGCGCAGCTTATGGAGCGCTCATTGCACATGTCTTCTGTGATAGGTATTAGTTCCGATATACTGACTCGGGTAAAGTCCGATGAACCAGTGCCCAGCACCGATCAGGAAAGCTTCGAAAAGGCGGTACTGGATGCAAAGCAGCACATTATTGACGGTGATATTTTTCAGGTAGTGCTTTCGCGCAGGTACACGGTAAAAATGAGTCAGACTCCTCTGCAACTTTACATACGGCTCAGGGACATAAATCCAAGTCCCTATATGTACATTTTCAACTTCAAGGACATCGGTATCGTAGGTGCAAGTCCCGAGACTCTCATGACGGTTTACAACAGAAAGGTCATCAGCAATCCTATTGCAGGCACATGTCCCAGAGGTAAAGATGAAGAGGAGGACGCAAAACTTGCAGCCCACATGCTCCAGGATGAGAAGGAAAGAGCAGAGCATATAATGCTTGTAGATCTGGGACGCAATGATGTGAGAATGGTTTCAAAAGGCGGGACCGTGAAGGTTGATGATCTTATGAGCGTTGTCAAGTATTCGCATCTCCAACATATAGAAAGCACTGTAAGTGGAAAACTGAGGGATGAATGTGATCAGTTCGATGCTACACGTGCCATCTTCCCAGCAGGCACGTTATCCGGAGCACCCAAGATAAGGGCAATGGAAATCATAGATGATATGGAACCCGCATCAAGGGGCATATATGGTGGTGGCGTTGGTTATTATTCCTGGAACGGTGACGCCGACTTTGCCATAGTTATCAGGACTGTCCTTATCAAGAACAATACTGCCTATGTGCAGGCAGGCGCAGGTATCGTGGCAGATTCAGACCCTACATACGAATATCTGGAAACCGAACGGAAAATGGCTGCAATGATAAAGGCTATCGGAGGGAAATAA
- a CDS encoding YkgJ family cysteine cluster protein, with product MDIREAVKKAIHYGTIQSILQYYICPEECEAHCCKNGQIHIFEEEYRKFSQIDPEKAKKIQSEMPASPLYRIVTPCSFLKPHDRCGVYYERPIVCGLYPFKVNTSGNSIGLQPCPVGFLIIREFALWMMANVSKIGMPDEEKAKVIEEWENTIESYAEELSEFHMKNTLKEIQIPFDELEMFAMYMSSKALPRINSGVDLG from the coding sequence ATGGATATAAGAGAAGCTGTCAAAAAGGCCATTCACTATGGTACTATACAGAGCATACTACAATATTACATATGCCCTGAGGAATGTGAAGCACATTGCTGCAAGAATGGCCAGATCCACATATTCGAGGAGGAGTACAGAAAATTCTCTCAGATTGATCCGGAAAAGGCAAAGAAGATACAAAGTGAGATGCCTGCAAGCCCTCTTTACAGGATAGTGACTCCTTGCTCGTTTTTGAAACCACATGACAGGTGCGGTGTCTATTATGAGCGTCCCATTGTGTGCGGTCTGTATCCATTCAAAGTGAATACTTCCGGCAATTCCATAGGCTTACAGCCCTGTCCTGTGGGCTTTTTGATCATCAGGGAGTTCGCATTATGGATGATGGCCAACGTATCAAAAATAGGGATGCCCGATGAAGAAAAGGCCAAAGTTATAGAAGAATGGGAAAATACTATCGAATCTTATGCTGAAGAGCTTTCCGAATTCCACATGAAGAACACTTTAAAAGAGATACAGATTCCATTCGATGAACTGGAAATGTTTGCCATGTATATGTCTTCGAAGGCCCTTCCCAGAATTAATTCCGGTGTGGATTTAGGATAG
- a CDS encoding ATP-binding cassette domain-containing protein, with product MPLIDFRDVSFANDGKNILRNVSFVAEDGDFISLVGSSGSGKSTLLKLCSHLISPTTGYIFYKGVDMTEYSPTELRKSISYCSQLPYLFGSAVKDNLDFPFSIRNMPFNESRVKELFSLFNISFTFLNADIQNLSGGEKQRISLVRTLLFLPEVLLLDEVTSSLDAENTRMVEDAISSLNRGGITVLWITHDPEQSQKYANKVITLEAGEIRSLEVLK from the coding sequence TTGCCTTTGATCGATTTTAGGGACGTATCTTTTGCTAACGATGGTAAGAATATTCTGAGGAACGTATCCTTTGTTGCTGAGGATGGAGACTTTATTTCTTTAGTTGGTTCATCAGGCAGTGGTAAAAGCACATTGCTCAAACTTTGTAGTCATTTGATCAGTCCTACAACTGGATACATATTCTACAAAGGTGTGGACATGACAGAGTATAGTCCAACGGAATTAAGAAAAAGCATATCGTATTGCTCTCAACTTCCCTATCTCTTTGGAAGTGCCGTAAAGGATAACCTCGATTTTCCCTTCTCCATCAGGAATATGCCCTTCAACGAAAGCAGGGTAAAGGAACTATTCTCATTGTTCAATATATCCTTCACTTTTCTGAATGCGGATATTCAAAACCTTTCCGGGGGCGAGAAACAAAGGATATCGTTGGTAAGAACTTTATTGTTCCTTCCTGAAGTTCTACTGCTGGACGAGGTAACTTCTTCCCTTGATGCGGAAAATACACGCATGGTGGAGGATGCCATTTCTTCCCTGAACAGAGGTGGAATTACTGTCCTGTGGATCACACATGATCCTGAACAAAGCCAAAAGTATGCAAATAAGGTCATTACCTTGGAAGCTGGCGAAATAAGGTCCCTGGAAGTTTTAAAATGA
- a CDS encoding phosphoribosylanthranilate isomerase, whose protein sequence is MRAPVRAKICGMQCAEDIELAVKFGADAVGFITEVPVDSPRKLDAATASSLISQVPLFVDSVLVIMPESGEEAVELIDTCRSDIVQLHNDPALSELEYIRDNVRQKIIKTFSIPVGKQNLVEEMLPSIHRLFENDFIDGILLDSSKAGQVGGTGTVHDWSVSRQIVERLEVPVILAGGLKPENVFQAVEEVRPYAVDVASGVEKNGKKDPDKVSRFITQIRCANG, encoded by the coding sequence ATGAGAGCTCCTGTAAGGGCGAAGATATGCGGCATGCAGTGTGCTGAAGACATCGAATTGGCAGTGAAATTCGGAGCCGATGCGGTGGGGTTTATTACAGAAGTACCTGTGGATAGTCCCAGGAAGCTCGATGCTGCAACTGCATCATCCCTTATTTCACAAGTGCCGCTGTTCGTAGATTCTGTTCTTGTGATCATGCCAGAAAGCGGAGAGGAAGCAGTGGAACTTATTGACACATGCAGATCGGATATCGTCCAGCTGCATAACGACCCTGCCCTTTCAGAACTTGAATATATAAGGGACAATGTCCGGCAGAAGATCATCAAAACCTTCTCCATACCTGTTGGGAAACAGAACCTTGTGGAAGAGATGCTTCCGTCAATACACAGGTTGTTTGAGAATGACTTTATAGATGGCATATTGCTTGATTCAAGCAAAGCCGGGCAGGTAGGCGGCACTGGTACCGTGCATGACTGGTCTGTAAGCAGGCAGATAGTTGAGAGGCTGGAAGTCCCGGTGATACTGGCAGGTGGCCTGAAACCTGAAAACGTGTTCCAGGCAGTGGAAGAAGTACGGCCCTATGCAGTAGATGTTGCATCGGGAGTTGAGAAAAATGGAAAGAAAGACCCTGATAAAGTGAGCAGGTTCATTACACAGATAAGGTGTGCAAATGGTTGA
- a CDS encoding MarR family transcriptional regulator, whose product MDENALLHKIIDIIQYKNEYQLQTSMIPPQEMYVLERIYLHSNILSKAISLKYNIPPSTLTGILDRLENKKLIARLNTNKDRRSIELVATENGKSAVEKHITEDQVFARNLFDSLGTQKKEQLKALLEELLENVDVETLFSQKHQ is encoded by the coding sequence TTGGATGAAAATGCTCTGCTTCACAAGATCATCGACATTATTCAGTACAAAAATGAATATCAGCTTCAGACATCCATGATCCCTCCTCAGGAAATGTATGTGCTTGAGAGGATATACTTGCACAGCAACATACTTTCAAAGGCCATCTCTCTAAAATACAATATTCCTCCCTCCACGCTCACTGGAATCCTTGACAGGCTGGAAAATAAAAAACTCATTGCGAGGTTGAATACGAACAAAGATCGAAGGTCCATAGAGCTGGTTGCCACGGAAAATGGGAAGTCTGCTGTTGAAAAGCATATAACCGAGGATCAGGTCTTCGCCAGGAATCTGTTCGATAGTCTGGGTACTCAGAAAAAAGAGCAACTTAAAGCACTTCTTGAGGAACTGCTTGAAAATGTCGATGTAGAGACCTTGTTCTCTCAAAAGCACCAATAG
- a CDS encoding CPBP family intramembrane glutamic endopeptidase — MGKDWKLFLILLIACIFGTIAVLPYTLTLQGELLQNLPVPLYVLLAAQLIQAIVLFSVAIFIGLRFSKKVGLGLPILEGWLEGREVKSYLRSIIGISIGLGILAGILIIGLDYLFSFAGVPINVTQASINPPAWQGFLASFYGGINEEVLLRLFVMTLIAWIIFKIKKTEEGKPTNAGMWLAIIIAAVIFGIGHLPAVMAITTLTPLVILRTIILNAIGGIIFGWLYWKKGLESAMISHFSVDIVLHVILPLIAVI, encoded by the coding sequence ATGGGAAAAGACTGGAAATTGTTTCTAATTTTACTAATTGCATGTATATTTGGAACGATAGCTGTACTGCCTTATACTCTTACTCTTCAAGGAGAATTACTTCAAAATTTACCGGTACCTTTATACGTCCTCCTGGCTGCTCAGCTTATCCAAGCTATAGTCCTGTTTAGTGTTGCTATCTTTATTGGCCTTCGTTTCTCCAAAAAAGTTGGACTTGGCCTTCCAATCCTTGAAGGATGGCTTGAAGGCAGGGAAGTTAAAAGCTATTTAAGATCCATAATTGGAATATCAATTGGGCTTGGAATTCTGGCCGGTATCCTTATAATTGGCCTTGATTATTTGTTTTCCTTTGCCGGCGTACCAATTAATGTAACTCAAGCTTCAATAAATCCTCCGGCATGGCAGGGCTTCCTTGCATCGTTTTATGGTGGGATAAATGAAGAGGTCCTATTAAGATTATTCGTAATGACTCTCATTGCGTGGATAATCTTTAAAATCAAAAAAACAGAAGAAGGAAAGCCAACAAATGCAGGTATGTGGTTAGCTATTATTATAGCAGCTGTTATTTTTGGTATTGGACATTTACCGGCAGTAATGGCTATAACAACACTCACACCGTTGGTAATTCTCCGTACCATTATTCTAAATGCTATTGGCGGAATTATATTTGGATGGCTTTATTGGAAAAAGGGTTTAGAATCAGCCATGATCTCGCATTTCTCTGTGGATATAGTGTTGCATGTGATTTTACCCTTGATAGCAGTGATTTGA